Proteins encoded within one genomic window of Carassius gibelio isolate Cgi1373 ecotype wild population from Czech Republic chromosome A4, carGib1.2-hapl.c, whole genome shotgun sequence:
- the LOC127975130 gene encoding SIN3-HDAC complex-associated factor, whose translation MFGFHKPKMYRSLDGCCICRAKSSSSRFTDSKRYERDFQSCFGLGETRSGEICNACVLLVKRWKKLPVGSKKNWNHVVDARGGPSLKTTVKSKKVKSLSTRIRPNQLSRVQKELKRHNSDAHSTTSSTSPAQSPSYSNQSDEGSDSELTPGSARSPVFSFLDLTYWKRQRVCCGIIYKGRFGEVLIDPHLYKPCCQKKQEQEEEEEEEEEDGDLEKEEVQSSQEILSSIQPHSSPQIKMEQEVDEEW comes from the exons atgtttggcTTTCATAAGCCGAAGATGTACCGCAGCCTTGATGGATGCTGCATCTGCAGGGCAAAATCCTCCAGCTCTCGTTTCACTGACAGCAAACGCTATGAGAGAGACTTTCAGAGCTGCTTTGG TTTAGGGGAGACTCGCTCTGGTGAAATCTGCAATGCTTGTGTTCTGCTGGTGAAGCGCTGGAAGAAGCTTCCCGTCGGTTCCAAGAAGAACTGGAATCAT GTGGTTGATGCGCGAGGGGGGCCCAGTCTGAAAACTACAGTGAAGTCAAAGAAAGTCAAATCCCTGTCCACACGGATCCGACCGAACCAGCTCAGCAGAGTTCAGAAGGAACTGAAGAGACACA ATTCAGATGCTCACAGCACCACGTCCAGCACAAGCCCCGCCCAGTCGCCCAGCTACAGTAACCAATCAGATGAAGGCTCTGACTCTGAGTTGACTCCTGGCTCCGCCCGCTCTCCAGTCTTTTCCTTCTTGGACCTGACGTACTGGAAAAG GCAGCGGGTATGTTGTGGCATCATCTATAAAGGTCGCTTTGGGGAGGTTCTGATTGACCCTCATCTCTACAAGCCCTGCTGTCAGAAAAAACAGGagcaagaggaagaagaggaggaggaggaggaggacggtGATCTTGAGAAAGAGGAGGTGCAGAGCAGTCAAGAAATTCTCTCTTCCATTCAACCGCACTCCTCTCCTCAAATAAAAATGGAGCAGGAAGTGGACGAGGAGTGGTGA